CAACAAAGATGAGCGCCATTCCAAAGGCATAAGCCAACCATCCCCTAAGATTAACACAATGTAAGTCATTATGAATGAAACCTACCAGTATGATGCGGGCGGAAAAGAATAAGGAATACCGATTTTTGTTTCTGTAACCGTCTCCATTCTTAATGTTCGGTGTTACAATGCATAATTTTTGCACAtactagaaatgaaaaaaaaaaggattaatGTTTCCCATACTCTCATGGGACATCAATGTACAAACAAGATGAAAGTGCATTCCATTCTGATGTAAGCAATAGAGAAGCTATAATGAAGACAATGAAGATTGAGATATCTAATGTGTTATCTCTACAGCCAGAATAGCTAACATTCTTAGAAGGGTACATCaacaaagaaaattatcaCATTTCTGAAAGTCGATTTAGTGGATGTCTAGTTTTGAAAAtctatatacacacacacacacacacaagaAAAATTTGCAGTaactagaaaaagaaatctagCATCGCAAACACATTCGAATTtcagaaaaaacaaaaataagaaatgagcAACATGCCCTTTTAGCTGTGTTCCATTCACAAATGAATATAACACTCCTGCGACGGGTGGGCTGGTAAATGCAGTCTTGATTTTAAGGCAAGCCAAGCACTGTGCTTGGGGGAGGTGAGTAGCAGCAGTTCATCCAGGAACAGGCAAGATGACATCAGTTAGCATTGCCTTGGCAAATGTGGCGGCTAAGGCACCAAGTTAGGTGCTTGAGTTGCTTGTCTCATTCACTCGACACTGGTCTAGTTTTTGATCTTGTGACTAAAATTCACTTCTAAGCATGCACTTACGCGGTCCACCAATCTTTTGACGCATATGATAAAATGAGGCCCAGTGAAAGTCTTGGTTACTTAAAAATACTGATGAAATGATGATGCTTAGTGAAAGTCTTGGTTACTTGTTCTGATGTAAAATCTTTTGACAATATCGGCTAAACATGCAAAAGATCTAAAGCACCAACTCATAAATCCTTTAATATTGTGAGAAAGTACTTTGGCATGCTAATAATGCTACAAATCAAGACAAATACAAGGCAGTACGGGAGTATTAATGCCATCTCCATTCTAATTGTAATCAGTTTGTGAACTTGTTTCAACAAAGTAGAGACAGACAGACAGGCAATTACCATAATAAGATTCCACAGGAGAACACGGATCGGAACAAATCCTCCCCCCCACCCAACTCCACTCTTGCATATTGTCATTCCTACCACAGCATGCATGTTTTCACTCATAtcagaaattatatatacaaacatGTGGAACATAAGTTATGGAAATCCCAAAATCAAGTAATACCATCTCTCATCCACCCATCATCCATTCTTAATTGGAAAAGCCACTAGCACTAGATAGAGTAAAATAGCTTAAGAAGTTTTGATCCCGTTGACTGGGCAAAAGGAAAGCAGAAAACTGACAAGATAAATCACACCAACGCCTATATGCAGaatgttatttatttacagCTTAACAGCAGATTTTCAATACCGTTTTTAAATTTACGGTATTATTCAAATAACTTAATTTGTTAGATCATGAAACTCGCCCAAGAAAACTTTTTGATTTGTGTCCTTATATTGGTAACTAATAatgtaaaaatttattcatcttACCTCCAAATAACATAAGTGAAAATCAAACAGAAAACCAAAGACTTCACTGGATCATCCCAAGATGCCATGGCAAGCAGCCACTTCCCAACTTCCACAACAGGATGAAGTAACTCCTGCAAATGcatgaaaattttaaacatATTATAAGGAAGTCATATAGTGGAAGGTGGGGGAATGGTTAGGTGAGAAAACAGCAGAAAAGAGAATGCAAAATAGCCCAATTGATGATGCAATTAGAATAGTATCATCTGATAAGCAACTGTAATACAAATTTCTGAGACATAAACCCAAACACACGCATAAACCAGATTGAGAGATAATTGACCACTGCCTATTATTACTGTCAAGAAAGAACCAAAAAAACAAGCAGTATTTCACTCTTCAAATCAACCAAATATTTCATCTTCAGTTAAATTCACTTCGAATTATAATACTGACAAGGAGCAATCAAGGAATGGAGGAATGAGTATTTTCACCAAGCAAGGTGGCAAAACACAAGTATAAGTCGATCAATAGTAATATTAGTATCACCTTCATAACTGCCACATTGGTGTCAATACCATCTACTTTAACTTCATTAACTGTTTCCTGAGCTAGAACCACCTTTTTGTAGTTATTTCTAGATTCCTTAACTGCTCTTTCTAATGAACTCATTTCTCCCACAGCTATCTCACCCACAGCAAGCCGGGCTTCATTTGAATTGCTTGAACTTGATCCAAACACAAACCCTAGATTGGAAATCATGGCAAAGGCTGAGATTGAGTACATTCCACCTCCAGCCTTATAATTGTTCATGCGTTCTAGTTCTCTTATGCTAGACATGCTTGCAACTGTTTCTAGTATCAAGTCTCCACCAGGAAGTTGATCACAAAGATTAAACATGAGAAGATTTTCATAATGAGCAAAATTTACACTAATTTCCTGAATGGCTTGTAGTCGCAAAATTCCAAGTACAGCCTTTGAAAGTGCTTCATCCTGTTCAACTCCAGTTAGCTGAAacttatttatgaatctgtgAACGTATAGAATTTCCTGAATAATTGACAGCCAGTAATCACGACGACTATGCCCTTTAAACTCGGGAAACTCTATGACAACTGGTTCTGATCTGCAGGAGGAACACGTAATATCTAAGTTTTCAGAAAAACCTTTTGGTTAACGAGAATGAGCAGCATCTAGAATttaacatgaaaaagaaaatgaaacaatatttttcaatcaggagaaaaatatatgaatcATGCCTTACAAGGAAATAGATTTATATGATACAGCCTTGTCAAAAAGTCGTGTACCCCATGGTCCAGTTAACTCAGGTTTAACAACTTGTTTTAGATCCTCTGACAAATCATATACTTTTGGCTTGTCATAAGATACAACACGGAGAGCTTCAAAGTATAATGCATGATCTGTAAGAATAAGCCGACCTGTACACACAGCAGTGTTAAATGAATTAGACAAAAATCGCTCTATATACATGTACTTTTCAGAAAGAGAAtgcaagaaaaggaaagattaACAATTTATAAGCAATATTCTACAATATAACTTATATGAAAATGGATATCACATTACTTGCATCTTTTTACAAAGAGAGGCATGTGCAGTGATGATTGAATCAACACTTTCATTCAAGGAACCAACCTGGCCATGCAGATATTCCTACATGTTCAAGAACTGGTTGGGAGGTGACGGTTCCATCCacttctataattttttctccTCTTGGAAATCGAACTGCAGAAAGAAGTGATGAATCCGATTGCGtcttcatcttttttattGCCCTGTAGAGAAGACAACATCAAAAAACAAAGTCTGGATTTTGTGCTCGCGAATTGTAACATTATGAAAatcgaaaaaaaaaatgaaaaagatattttttttcctgCTAAATGGAAGTGTTCCTACAGATCCCCTAAACTTGATAAGGAGAAGCATGAATGAGGAAACACACTGTATGACATAAtgaatacaaaattataaaactagaTGGTAGTTTCATAATGCAATATCCTTCGTCTTAAAGTTCATCTTGATCAGCTTTCAAAGTACATGGGATAATttcttcatttaaaaaaaaaaaaaaataagccATCCCCAGTAGGCCAGTACATGAAACTCCCTGCTTGGCAAAGATCAGGGGAGGGCATCCCCACATTCATGGGACAtgtagaaaaaattaataactgtGCAACTTAGATTAAAGAGTTTAAGACTCAATCCTGATCTAGAAATGAATCAATAGCCTCCAACTCTCTAGGGTTAGAATTGAATCATGGAACTCAAAAGACTAATGATACCTGAATCTCTGATGGAATAACTGGTTGGATTCTCCAAATACAACGCATTATGATCATTCATCTAACTCAAGATGATCTTGTAACTACAAGCACTTTAACTCC
The Ricinus communis isolate WT05 ecotype wild-type chromosome 1, ASM1957865v1, whole genome shotgun sequence DNA segment above includes these coding regions:
- the LOC8271829 gene encoding uncharacterized protein LOC8271829 isoform X1; the protein is MATASKARIILEGLVREGSFKWLLSKRSSFDEEFEEMGRSPSASRSWIAELSPLANMIVRRCSKILGISASELQESFNVEASDSVKHPSRYARNFLEYCCFRALAMSVQVTGHLTDKKFRRLTYDMMLAWEIPAAASQHLVNIDEDLTVGLEAFSRIAPAVPIIANVIISENLFEVLTMSTGGRLHFSTYDKYLSGLERAIKKMKTQSDSSLLSAVRFPRGEKIIEVDGTVTSQPVLEHVGISAWPGRLILTDHALYFEALRVVSYDKPKVYDLSEDLKQVVKPELTGPWGTRLFDKAVSYKSISLSEPVVIEFPEFKGHSRRDYWLSIIQEILYVHRFINKFQLTGVEQDEALSKAVLGILRLQAIQEISVNFAHYENLLMFNLCDQLPGGDLILETVASMSSIRELERMNNYKAGGGMYSISAFAMISNLGFVFGSSSSNSNEARLAVGEIAVGEMSSLERAVKESRNNYKKVVLAQETVNEVKVDGIDTNVAVMKELLHPVVEVGKWLLAMASWDDPVKSLVFCLIFTYVIWRGWLAYAFGMALIFVAMFMVVTRLCNQGQPVDELKVPAPPPMNTMEQLLAVQNAISQAEQVVQDGNVVLLKFRALLLSCFPQASEKFAVALLCMALILVFIPSKYIVLLTFLEAFTRYSPPRKASSERWLRRLREWWFSIPAAPVVLEREKEDKKKK
- the LOC8271829 gene encoding uncharacterized protein LOC8271829 isoform X2, with the translated sequence MSVQVTGHLTDKKFRRLTYDMMLAWEIPAAASQHLVNIDEDLTVGLEAFSRIAPAVPIIANVIISENLFEVLTMSTGGRLHFSTYDKYLSGLERAIKKMKTQSDSSLLSAVRFPRGEKIIEVDGTVTSQPVLEHVGISAWPGRLILTDHALYFEALRVVSYDKPKVYDLSEDLKQVVKPELTGPWGTRLFDKAVSYKSISLSEPVVIEFPEFKGHSRRDYWLSIIQEILYVHRFINKFQLTGVEQDEALSKAVLGILRLQAIQEISVNFAHYENLLMFNLCDQLPGGDLILETVASMSSIRELERMNNYKAGGGMYSISAFAMISNLGFVFGSSSSNSNEARLAVGEIAVGEMSSLERAVKESRNNYKKVVLAQETVNEVKVDGIDTNVAVMKELLHPVVEVGKWLLAMASWDDPVKSLVFCLIFTYVIWRGWLAYAFGMALIFVAMFMVVTRLCNQGQPVDELKVPAPPPMNTMEQLLAVQNAISQAEQVVQDGNVVLLKFRALLLSCFPQASEKFAVALLCMALILVFIPSKYIVLLTFLEAFTRYSPPRKASSERWLRRLREWWFSIPAAPVVLEREKEDKKKK
- the LOC8271829 gene encoding uncharacterized protein LOC8271829 isoform X3, with translation MATASKARIILEGLVREGSFKWLLSKRSSFDEEFEEMGRSPSASRSWIAELSPLANMIVRRCSKILGISASELQESFNVEASDSVKHPSRYARNFLEYCCFRALAMSVQVTGHLTDKKFRRLTYDMMLAWEIPAAASQHLVNIDEDLTVGLEAFSRIAPAVPIIANVIISENLFEVLTMSTGGRLHFSTYDKYLSGLERAIKKMKTQSDSSLLSAVRFPRGEKIIEVDGTVTSQPVLEHVGISAWPGRLILTDHALYFEALRVVSYDKPKVYDLSEDLKQVVKPELTGPWGTRLFDKAVSYKSISLSEPVVIEFPEFKGHSRRDYWLSIIQEILYVHRFINKFQLTGVEQDEALSKAVLGILRLQAIQEISVNFAHYENLLMFNLCDQLPGGDLILETVASMSSIRELERMNNYKAGGGMYSISAFAMISNLGFVFGSSSSNSNEARLAVGEIAVGEMSSLERAVKESRNNYKKVVLAQETVNEVKVDGIDTNVAVMKELLHPVVEVGKWLLAMASWDDPVKSLVFCLIFTYVIWRNDNMQEWSWVGGRICSDPCSPVESYYVCAKIMHCNTEH